Part of the Triticum urartu cultivar G1812 chromosome 2, Tu2.1, whole genome shotgun sequence genome, GGAAAGAACCAGTTAGTCTGGTCAATTACTTGGCCTTTAATAGTTCATATCTTGCAACTTGCAGCCAGATCAGGCTTATCATTAAGCGAAATAAATACATAACCTCTAGCTGTTTTTATTCAGCATGTTTGATACGAGGGTTTTTCCTTCAATTTAGGCATATTTGTAGTTAAAATGGGCAGAACCAGTATATAAGAAGTTAAACTGATTAGTCTGCTTAGTTAGTTTGGTATTACCTCAACCCATTTAATTCCTGCTTCAAAATTCAGTTTCTATTATAGTTTGTAGAGCCGAAAGTCACAGTAAGCATTAATTGAAATTGAGCTGATTTTATTGGTATGTTCGAAGTTTAACATTTCATGTAATCTAGTGTACACATTGTCTTCTCGAACTGAAATAAATGTCATGATTTTCAGGAACCAGATATGATTGATGGGGCCCTGAAGCGGTTGCCATTAACCTTGCAGTGCCTAGACACTGCCGGTttatatcttcttgatgatggCTTCACCTTCCTAGTATGGTTGGGTAGGATGCTCCAACCTGAGCTCATGAACGACATTCTTGGAGTCAGCCTCTCAAACTTCCCTGATCTATCAAAGGTACCCTTCTTTACTCTTTGGTAAATAATAGTCTTGACCTTGGGACTTATACTTAATTCCTCTTTCTGCCCTATTTTTTTTGGCTTTCTTATACAAAATTCAAATAAATTAACAGTGTATCATGTCATTTCTCCTTTTTTTAGTATGTTCTTAGAAATACCTCTGATATGCTCTGGGATCAGAATCTATAAAAGGCTCACAGTTAGCATGTAATGCAACTTCACTTTGGATTTGTGCTTCTTGCTGACATGGGGTATCTTGCAGATTCAGTTGAGAGAATGTGACAACAATCACTCGAGAAACTTCATGGCAGTACAAAGAGCCCTGAGGGAGAGGGATTCTTCGTGTTACCAGCTGCCCCGTGTGGTACGGCAAGGCGAGCAGCCAAGAGAAGGCTTCCTACTTCTGTCCAACCTCGTCGAGGATCAGATGGCAGGAACAAGCAGTTACATGGACTGGATACTCCAAATTCACCGCCAAACACAGAGCTCGTGATGATGTATGGTGGATGTTCCAGAAATTTTTGTTTTTGTGTAAACTGCTGCAGATTCGGTTGCTGTGCCAGTCCCCGGTCGCCCTCTTAAACCATTGGAAAAAAATGGCGAGCCAGCCGTGCTCTACCATATGCCATCCTGTTAGCAGCAGTGCTCTCGCTGTCAGCGAGCAATACAAACTTTATTGTTAATATATTTCGTTCTTGTGATTATTTTTCGTGACGAGAAAAGGATACAGCTGTTGTATCAGAATAAGTAGGCAGCACCTTTGGTAAATTGTACAATCGTTTGGAGTCTTTGGTAGGGGTTTGTACGCATTTGTATTGTCGACACTTTTTAGTTGCAAAGATTGTGTAAACTCTTGTTTGACTGTTGGTACTGATCTGGCTGCAATAGGAAGCACCTTTTTACTCATGTTTTGGTACTGATCTGGATTCAAGATGTCATATTTCTTTTTGGTGGAAACAAGTACAAAATGCATACATGATACATGCATGCAGAGGCCAGTTCTCATGAAATCTAGGTTAACCTGAAGTCAGAATTTTCTTAATCTAAACTGTTTTTGTGCGGAGGCCAGTTCTACTCGATTTTGACCACAAAAACACGTTGCTTATGCATCGATCTTCAAGATGTAACTTTGACCACCAATATTTACCCATGAAGTTAAATCTCAAGAATCATAGTAATCTAGAAATAGCTTGAGACTAATCATAGTATTCGGTGAAacaaatagtaatattattacAAAATTGGCAGTGCCATAATAATCTCATGACAACATGAGCTCATAAATAGTCAGCCGCATAGCATCAAGAAAGTTTTTCATGAAGGAAGTAGGATGATGCTCTATGTGAACAATGTGTGGAGATCCGCCGCGTAGTTTGGCACATCGCCGGTGTGGATGGGCACGTCGACGGTGTGGACAGGGTCGCGCTCCTGCTCCGGCGGAGGAGGGTTGGGCTCTGGCTGTGGGTTGGGCTCCGGCTGTGGGTTGCAGTGCATGACGTACACCACCAACTGTGCCAGCAGGACCGGAACTCCGATAACGTTCGGTATCTACAAGTCATGTAGGGATGCTCAGTTTCCAACCAATCAACTGATTACAAACTCAAAATATGATGCAGGGTTCGTATTATTACCGCGACGAAAAAATCAGGCGGAGTGGAGAAGAAACCGGAGATGGTCGAAGCCCAGGCGTTGACCAGGCCAAGCAACACCTCGACGAGCGGGTCCATATTGTTGACATCCCTGCTCCTCATCGCCTCCACCTGCAAAATGATGCAAATATTTAATGTTGGTCTCAAAAGTGTTTTGGTTCTAGCCCTCGTGCACTGCAGTATATACCCGCAACAATTTGAAAGCAATTGTCCTTTTAATCTTGTGTAGCTCATTCAACCTACCACATCAATGGCCACGGAGCAGTAGGCAGAAAAGGCAGCAATTGCGGCGACATATGCGACGAACTGGGAGCCCCAAATGAGCTTGGTGAAGACGAGGACGGTCATGATCGTCGAAGCGGTGAGGATGGGGGCAAAGGCGTAAAGGGCGTGGCGGCGCCCCACCCCGGCCGCAAACCGTAGGAACACGGCGACGTACACCAGCTGGAGCACAGTGGAGATGGTGTTGACGCCCATGGAGTAAACGGCGGCGGGGTAGTCCGGGGCGGCGTACAGAAACCACGCCACGCTGCTGAACATGGTGACGATGTGCCCGTACGCCGTCCGGTCACCGACGGCCTGCTCATTGTAGATGGGCACCACGAAACTCAAGCTGCAAAAAAATCGCATGCATGAGCAATCTGTGAAGGATGCATGTTGAACACTGAAAATGTGGTTATTGCATCATGGAAGCAGTTATTGCATCTCAATTTAGGCTACTTATTAATCATGAAAAGGATAATCTAGATGGTCCATCCTTACAGATAATTTGGGCTACTTAGTGtatagtattttgcaaattagtAGGAGAGCCGCGCGCTAAAACATGATTGATAGGAGCTTACAGATAATCTATGAACCACAAGGATGTGAAATGCATGAGTCATACATAATACTCTAACCAGGTTGCAAGATATGCAATTTCTCTTGTCAGAAATAACCAGATTACCGAGGGAATACTAATTAGCCAGGTTGCATGAGTCATAATACTAATAATTAGCAAGGAAAACAGGCAAGTGACCAGGCCAACATGAGTGACTATATTGATCTGTTTACCCTGCAATTATATACGTAGGAGACTGTAGCTTGTACATGAAAGAAAGCCAGGCCAGATACATGCGCGCCCCTGATGTGGTGAGTGAGTGGTGACCATGACAGAGCTTGGCATGGCAGAGGCACCAAGAAAGCCTACAGCTTGCGGTACCTAGGCTTGCAGGGAGCACCGCGCAGTTGCGAATCGACGTCGCGACATGGCAGGGCAGGGCGGCGCAAGGAAACTAGGAAACCAACCACACGACGCGTACAGGCAGAGGCTCCGGCCGGGTGCGGCGCGCCGCCATGCCCGGCCCCCATCGGAAACGAAGCAAGCAGAAACGATCCTGTTCGACGGCGCGGCACACTGGCGGGAAGGCAGGGCCACGCGAGGAAATGCCCAGCTAGCTTTTCCTCAACCGGGCAGATGGCGACCGGCGATCTGGCCGGGTACTCACGGGACGGCAGGCCATGAGGCAGAGATGTGCGGTTTCGAACACGCGCACGCAGCAGGGCAGGGCAGGGAAGGGGGAGCTTACATCGGGGCCAGCGTCAGGAGGAGCGCCGCGATGTTGCCGATGACGTTGGTGACGGAGACCACCACCTTCCTCGCCGCGCTGCCGCCGGCGCCCAGGCCCAGCGGCCCCCCGCCGCGGGAAGGCACGATAAACGACGGCATGACGGCCGCTCCTGCTTCTGCTTCTGCTCGCGGGCGGCCGGCTGGCCAGAGGGGTCGGTGAAAAGTGGGGATGGATGGCGATGACGGGGGGTTTTaggcggaggaggaggggagggACACCAAACCGGCGCTGCTGCCTCTCCGCCTTTGCCTTTCCACTTTAATGACGCGCGCTAGCAAGACCGGGATTCAAATTTCAAGGAGCCCGCGTGTTCCATCGTTGCATGCAATGCATGTTTGTTACTCTTCGGGAGGGGCACTTGTGTTACCGTTGCACACCCTAGGGTAGATTGCAAAAAAAAAACCCATCATAATTAGAGACCCTAATTCAGAAAAccatcatcctttttcttttCGTTTTAAAAAACCGTTACCATTTTGCTGACAGTTTGTGAAAAAACAATGATTGCTTGGATCAGCACTAGCGCCACACCGATCAGGAAGGGATCCCGCGGCGACCCAAGCCGCCTTCGCCCCGCCATCATTTCTCCTTCGTCTTCTCTTCTACCTTGTCACCTGGCCTAAGCTGGTTCATGCGTGCCGCCGCGGGTCTCCTCCGAACCGATCGAGAGCACTGCCTCGCTGCAGATCGTAGCTCGCATAGCCACCACCGACGAATCACCGCCAGATCGTGTCCCTGAGCTTTGTCGCCTCACGCTGATCTACCTCACTTACAGGTTCGAGCAAGGATGTCTGGAGACGACTGAATCAAGCCTTTCTCGGCCGCTTGCACCGGACACTCCTCGCCGTTGATTCGCCGCCTCCATGCCTGCCCATAGCCCGTTGAACTCCCCTGCCGCATCCAAATGAGCTCCTCTCGATTTGCCGCCCCCATCTCATCTACTCCATTTCGTGTTGTAGCGTCCGTGCTCCCCTTCTTCGTCCACTAGCACGCGCAAGCTCCAGGAGTTTGTATTATTCACCTGAGCAACTTCTTTTTTTTGATTGAAAGAGGGTTCCCCCTCCGATTTCATTTATGGAAACCATCAAACTAGTAACATAAAGTCTTATATAACTGTAGAAAAAAGAGAATAAAAGGCGCAAAGTACCAGGCATCGATCATCCCCAAATTCTAGCTACTACTCCAGGCAACATACTGCTGATGGCACACATGCCAGAAGGGGACACAAAACACTATCACACATTTAAAACTAGCACCTAGAAAATGCCCAAAACAAGCAATGGCCCCGGAACACCGGGGAAGGAGAGGATCATCACCCCATAGACTTAATTTGCCACCTGCTCTACCAGCCTTCCCCCAGCATCAACAGCTTTTCCTCTGGTTGTTTTGTCTGCAAAATAGCCCAATCCGAGATCCATTTGCACATTAATGAAATTACAGTTAAAGGACCATGATGTATCTTTCTATCAAAGATGATATCATTTCTACATTTCCGAATTGCCCAAAACATTGTAGAGATGCCTACCAACACCAACTTTTTATAGTCTTTGGGAAAGGTTTTGAGCCATCTCCCAAAGCAGTCATGTAAGTTGAGAGGTATAGATTGCAGATCAAAAGCACATCTAAATAAGTTCTAGATCAGTTTAGCTACAGAACAAGAGAAGAAAAATGATCAATACTTCCATCCTGGCCACAAAATatacaaccccccccccctttccagCCTCTTCTCAATAGGTTATCTCTGGTGAGGATGCTTTTCTTATTTAGTAGCTAGAGAAAGAATTTGATTTTAACTGGAACTTTCACTTCCCATAGGAATTTTTGTGGGAAGCCACTTTCAGTCTTCACCAAGTGAAGATATAGAGATTTAACCGAAAATTGCCTATCAGGTGAAAGCATACACATGGGAATATGTTTTCCTCTCACTTGAGCAGCCTAGTTAGCCCGAACGTGTTCAGTAGCTTCAACCACGTCCAACCTGTGCCACTGCCGCCGCCAACCTCGTCTCCAGCTTTGATTCCGACGACCATTTGGACCGTGTCCACTACCTTCCGCCGCGCGAGAGCCTTAGCTTCCCCGTGACACAA contains:
- the LOC125534687 gene encoding bidirectional sugar transporter SWEET4-like, encoding MPSFIVPSRGGGPLGLGAGGSAARKVVVSVTNVIGNIAALLLTLAPILSFVVPIYNEQAVGDRTAYGHIVTMFSSVAWFLYAAPDYPAAVYSMGVNTISTVLQLVYVAVFLRFAAGVGRRHALYAFAPILTASTIMTVLVFTKLIWGSQFVAYVAAIAAFSAYCSVAIDVVEAMRSRDVNNMDPLVEVLLGLVNAWASTISGFFSTPPDFFVAIPNVIGVPVLLAQLVVYVMHCNPQPEPNPQPEPNPPPPEQERDPVHTVDVPIHTGDVPNYAADLHTLFT